A part of Arthrobacter dokdonellae genomic DNA contains:
- the dapD gene encoding 2,3,4,5-tetrahydropyridine-2,6-dicarboxylate N-succinyltransferase produces MTQNAASPAERTAHGFGLASIADDESVLDVWFPSPKLGASVNSLGSAREAGPELTSLAVSGRDDDRGVTPTVVFAQINLDEAPADAVDAYLRLHLLSHRLVEPNSINLDGIFGKLNNVVWTNFGPAPVEGFELTRARLRHRGVVTVYSVDKFPRMVDYVLPSGVRIADADRVRLGAHLADGTTVMHEGFVNFNAGTLGASMVEGRISAGVVVGNGTDVGGGASIMGTLSGGGKERIALGERVLLGANSGVGISIGDDTVVEAGLYVTAGTRVRVLGPKNDDGDDTTVIVKASELSGTPNLLFRRNSSTGEVEVLPRKGSTVALNDSLHSN; encoded by the coding sequence ATGACGCAGAACGCAGCCTCCCCCGCAGAACGCACCGCCCACGGATTCGGCCTGGCGTCCATCGCCGACGACGAATCCGTCCTCGACGTGTGGTTCCCCAGCCCCAAACTCGGCGCCTCGGTCAACTCCCTCGGGTCGGCCCGTGAGGCCGGCCCCGAATTGACGTCGCTGGCCGTGTCCGGGCGCGACGACGACCGTGGTGTCACCCCGACCGTGGTGTTCGCGCAGATCAACCTGGACGAAGCCCCCGCCGATGCCGTGGACGCGTACCTGCGCCTGCACCTGCTCTCCCACCGCCTTGTCGAGCCCAACAGCATCAACCTGGACGGGATCTTCGGCAAGCTCAACAACGTGGTGTGGACCAACTTCGGTCCTGCCCCGGTGGAGGGCTTTGAGCTCACCCGGGCCAGGCTGCGCCACCGCGGTGTGGTCACCGTCTACTCCGTCGACAAGTTCCCGCGCATGGTGGACTACGTCCTCCCCTCCGGGGTGCGCATAGCCGACGCCGACCGCGTCCGCCTCGGCGCGCACCTGGCCGACGGCACCACGGTCATGCATGAAGGCTTTGTGAACTTCAACGCCGGCACGCTTGGGGCCTCCATGGTGGAGGGGCGCATTTCCGCCGGCGTGGTGGTCGGCAACGGCACCGACGTGGGCGGCGGGGCCTCCATCATGGGCACCCTGTCCGGAGGCGGCAAGGAGCGGATCGCACTCGGTGAGCGCGTCCTCCTCGGCGCCAACTCCGGCGTCGGCATCAGCATCGGCGACGACACCGTCGTCGAGGCCGGCCTGTACGTCACGGCGGGAACCCGGGTGCGCGTCCTGGGCCCAAAGAACGACGACGGCGACGACACCACCGTGATCGTCAAGGCCAGTGAACTCTCGGGCACCCCCAACCTGCTGTTTCGCCGCAACTCCAGCACCGGCGAGGTGGAGGTGCTCCCCCGCAAGGGCTCCACCGTGGCGCTCAACGACTCGCTGCACAGCAACTAG
- a CDS encoding citrate synthase, whose protein sequence is MSDSTSATLRYDGGELELPRIAAVEGNAGYDVSKLLASTGAVTYDPGFVNTAATSSAITYIDGDQGILRYRGYPIEELAQHSSFLEVSYLLIYGNLPSPSELEKFDSRIRRHTMLHEDLKGFFGGFPRDAHPMPVLSSAVSALSTFYQDSLDPFDDEQVEMATIRLMAKMPVIAAYAHKKSIGQPMLYPDNSMGLVENFLRLSFGLPAEPYEMDPVVVKALDLLLILHADHEQNCSTSTVRLVGSANANMFASVSAGINALFGPLHGGANEAVLNMLRAIQASGEPVEKFVERVKNKEAGVKLMGFGHRVYKNYDPRAKIVKETAHEILAKLGGNDELLDIAMRLEEVALTDEYFISRKLYPNVDFYTGLIYKAMGFPEKMFTVLFAIGRLPGWIAQWREMMKDPQTKIGRPRQLYTGAPERMYPSR, encoded by the coding sequence ATGTCTGATTCCACGAGCGCCACGCTGCGCTACGACGGCGGAGAGCTCGAGCTTCCGCGGATTGCTGCCGTAGAGGGCAACGCCGGCTACGACGTGTCCAAGCTGCTGGCGAGCACCGGCGCGGTCACCTACGACCCCGGTTTCGTGAACACGGCCGCCACTTCCTCCGCCATCACCTACATCGACGGCGACCAAGGCATCCTGCGCTACCGCGGGTACCCCATCGAGGAACTGGCACAGCACTCCAGCTTCCTGGAAGTGTCCTACCTGCTGATTTACGGGAACCTGCCTTCCCCTTCGGAGCTTGAGAAGTTTGATTCGCGGATCCGCCGCCACACCATGCTGCATGAGGACCTCAAGGGCTTCTTCGGCGGCTTCCCGCGCGACGCCCACCCCATGCCGGTGCTCTCATCCGCGGTATCAGCGCTGTCCACGTTCTACCAGGACTCGCTGGACCCGTTTGACGACGAGCAGGTGGAGATGGCCACCATCCGCCTCATGGCCAAGATGCCCGTCATTGCCGCCTACGCCCATAAGAAGTCCATCGGCCAGCCCATGCTGTACCCGGACAACTCCATGGGCCTGGTGGAGAACTTCCTGCGCCTGAGCTTTGGCCTGCCGGCCGAACCGTACGAAATGGACCCGGTGGTGGTCAAGGCCCTGGACCTGCTCCTGATCCTGCACGCCGACCACGAGCAGAACTGCTCCACGTCCACCGTCCGTCTGGTGGGCAGCGCGAACGCCAACATGTTCGCCTCCGTCTCCGCCGGCATCAACGCCCTGTTCGGCCCGCTGCACGGCGGCGCCAACGAAGCCGTGCTGAACATGCTGCGGGCAATCCAGGCCAGCGGCGAGCCGGTGGAGAAGTTCGTTGAACGCGTGAAGAACAAGGAAGCCGGCGTCAAGCTCATGGGCTTCGGGCACCGCGTCTACAAGAACTACGATCCCCGCGCCAAGATCGTCAAGGAGACGGCCCACGAGATCCTGGCCAAGCTCGGCGGAAACGACGAGCTCCTGGATATCGCCATGCGCCTGGAGGAGGTGGCGCTGACCGACGAGTACTTCATCTCCCGCAAGCTCTACCCCAACGTCGACTTCTACACCGGCCTGATCTACAAGGCCATGGGCTTCCCCGAAAAGATGTTCACGGTGCTCTTCGCCATCGGCCGCCTGCCCGGCTGGATCGCGCAGTGGCGTGAAATGATGAAGGACCCGCAGACCAAGATCGGCCGCCCGCGCCAGCTGTACACGGGTGCGCCCGAGCGCATGTACCCCTCGCGCTGA
- a CDS encoding dipeptide ABC transporter ATP-binding protein: MSNHASDRTAKPDAGTADDAPLLEIRDLAITFETSNGPVKAVRNAHLSIMPGETVAIVGESGSGKSTTALAAIGLLPSNGRVSGGQILFDGEDIAKASQKRIIELRGNSIGMVPQDPMSNLNPVWKIGFQVRETLKANGLDGANSKDRVAEVLAEAGLPDAANRAKQYPHEFSGGMRQRALIAIGLACRPRLLIADEPTSALDVTVQRQILDHLDRMTSELGTAVLLITHDLGLAAERAEKLVVMYKGQVVESGPALEILRNPQHPYTQRLVNSAPSLASRRLQSQKAKDALAAAVADLDTPLDDENDPSHVGKAPTEAGRPPSSVPASARPVRAAQPAKAGERQGAQAGETILEVKNLTRVFKLRGALGKSTDFKAVDDVSFSVPRGTTMAIVGESGSGKSTVAQMALSLLAPTEGSILFDGVEVNSLKGKALFDFRRRVQPIFQDPYGSLDPMFNIFRTIEEPLKIHKIGNAKSREKKVRELLDQVSMPATTMHRFPNELSGGQRQRIAIARALALNPDVIICDEAVSALDVLVQAQVLNLLNELQEDLGLTYLFITHDLAVVRQIADHVTVMQKGRVVEASSTDEVFSNPKQVYTQELLNAIPGATLLV; encoded by the coding sequence ATGTCCAACCATGCAAGTGACAGAACTGCGAAGCCCGATGCTGGGACGGCGGACGACGCGCCATTGCTGGAAATCCGCGACCTCGCGATCACCTTCGAGACCTCCAACGGTCCGGTCAAGGCGGTGCGCAACGCGCACCTGTCCATCATGCCCGGCGAGACCGTGGCCATTGTGGGGGAGTCCGGTTCGGGCAAGTCCACCACGGCGCTGGCTGCCATCGGCCTGCTCCCGTCCAATGGGCGGGTCAGCGGTGGCCAGATCCTCTTTGACGGCGAGGACATCGCCAAGGCCAGCCAAAAGCGGATCATCGAGCTCCGTGGAAATTCCATCGGCATGGTCCCCCAGGACCCGATGTCTAACCTGAACCCCGTGTGGAAGATCGGCTTCCAGGTCAGGGAGACCCTCAAGGCCAACGGCCTGGACGGTGCCAATTCCAAGGATCGCGTCGCCGAGGTGCTCGCCGAGGCCGGCCTCCCGGATGCCGCCAACCGTGCCAAGCAGTACCCGCACGAGTTCTCTGGGGGCATGCGCCAGCGCGCGCTGATTGCCATCGGCCTCGCCTGCCGCCCGCGCCTGCTCATCGCCGACGAGCCCACGTCGGCCCTGGACGTGACGGTGCAGCGGCAGATCCTGGACCACCTGGACCGGATGACCAGCGAACTGGGCACCGCCGTGCTGCTGATCACCCACGACCTCGGCCTGGCCGCCGAGCGCGCCGAAAAGCTGGTCGTCATGTACAAGGGGCAGGTGGTTGAATCAGGGCCCGCGTTGGAGATCCTGCGCAACCCCCAACACCCGTACACGCAGCGCCTGGTCAACTCGGCTCCGTCGCTGGCCTCCCGCCGGCTGCAGTCGCAAAAGGCGAAGGACGCGCTGGCCGCGGCGGTCGCCGACCTCGACACGCCCCTGGACGACGAAAACGACCCGTCGCATGTCGGCAAGGCCCCCACGGAGGCCGGGCGCCCGCCGTCGTCCGTCCCGGCGTCCGCACGGCCGGTCAGGGCGGCACAGCCCGCCAAGGCCGGGGAACGCCAGGGCGCGCAGGCCGGCGAGACCATTCTGGAGGTCAAGAACCTCACCCGTGTGTTCAAGCTCCGCGGCGCCCTCGGGAAGTCCACGGACTTCAAGGCGGTGGACGATGTGTCGTTCAGCGTCCCGCGCGGTACCACCATGGCGATTGTGGGCGAGTCCGGGTCCGGCAAGTCCACGGTGGCGCAAATGGCCCTGAGCCTGCTGGCACCCACGGAGGGAAGCATCCTGTTCGACGGGGTGGAGGTGAACTCGCTGAAGGGGAAGGCGCTCTTTGACTTCCGCCGCCGCGTGCAGCCGATCTTCCAGGACCCGTACGGATCCCTGGACCCGATGTTCAACATCTTCCGGACCATCGAGGAGCCGCTAAAGATCCACAAGATCGGCAATGCGAAGTCGCGGGAGAAGAAGGTCCGTGAGTTGTTGGACCAGGTGTCCATGCCTGCCACCACCATGCACCGCTTCCCGAACGAGCTCTCCGGCGGCCAGCGCCAGCGCATTGCCATCGCGCGTGCACTGGCGTTGAACCCGGACGTGATCATTTGTGACGAGGCCGTGTCCGCGCTGGACGTGCTGGTGCAGGCGCAGGTGCTGAACCTGCTCAATGAACTGCAGGAGGACCTGGGCCTGACGTACCTGTTCATCACGCACGACCTCGCGGTGGTCCGCCAGATCGCCGACCATGTCACCGTCATGCAGAAGGGCCGCGTCGTGGAGGCCTCCTCCACGGACGAGGTCTTCAGCAACCCCAAGCAGGTCTACACGCAGGAACTGCTCAACGCGATTCCGGGGGCAACGCTCCTGGTTTAG
- a CDS encoding PIG-L family deacetylase — translation METPTLLPGVGPGATLLFIHAHPDDETLVTGATMAAYAGAGARVVLLTCTRGELGEVIPPELGHLEVGRTLRLPVETSTNDGGAESDTTTADGATPADGAGLARERERELAAALDALGVREHLWLGQGVTAPATGPVVFRDSGMRWGADGRATAASTVLEGSLSRGPLAGQAALAAAAIRSLRPDAVVTYAADGGYGHPDHVRTHELAMAALELAARGDGDARGWSVPRVFAIVSDRPERPLETDVPRIAVAGDKGAKTAAMRAHRTQVVVDGERFALSDGIWRDISGVEEFVDVTPTASGSGAG, via the coding sequence ATGGAGACCCCCACGCTGCTGCCCGGCGTCGGCCCTGGCGCCACGCTGCTTTTCATCCATGCCCACCCCGACGACGAAACCCTCGTCACCGGGGCCACCATGGCTGCCTATGCCGGCGCCGGAGCCCGCGTGGTGCTGCTCACCTGCACGCGCGGGGAACTGGGCGAGGTCATCCCGCCGGAGCTCGGCCACCTTGAAGTGGGGCGGACGCTGCGCCTTCCCGTTGAGACGTCCACGAACGACGGCGGAGCCGAGTCGGATACGACGACGGCCGACGGCGCGACGCCCGCGGACGGGGCCGGTCTGGCGCGTGAGCGCGAGCGCGAGCTGGCAGCAGCCCTCGATGCGCTGGGCGTCCGAGAGCACCTGTGGCTGGGCCAGGGTGTCACGGCGCCAGCCACGGGTCCGGTGGTGTTCCGTGATTCCGGCATGCGGTGGGGTGCGGACGGCCGCGCCACCGCTGCGTCGACGGTTCTGGAAGGCTCCCTGTCCCGCGGTCCCCTCGCCGGACAGGCCGCGCTGGCCGCCGCGGCCATCCGCTCCCTGCGGCCGGACGCCGTGGTGACATACGCGGCCGACGGCGGCTACGGCCATCCGGACCACGTCCGCACCCACGAGTTGGCCATGGCCGCGCTGGAGCTGGCCGCGCGCGGTGACGGGGACGCTCGCGGCTGGTCCGTCCCCCGCGTCTTCGCCATTGTCAGCGACCGGCCGGAGCGGCCTTTGGAAACCGACGTGCCGCGCATCGCCGTCGCAGGCGACAAGGGCGCCAAGACCGCGGCGATGCGCGCGCACCGCACGCAGGTGGTGGTGGATGGGGAACGTTTCGCCCTGTCCGACGGCATCTGGCGGGACATTTCGGGCGTGGAGGAATTTGTCGATGTGACGCCGACGGCCTCCGGTTCCGGGGCCGGGTGA
- a CDS encoding putative acetyltransferase, producing MNRALEVLSALPLGTRVVVRYRIDGGTTDALGQLTARGAAGVTVATRTGEVAIAYDDVRLAKPVPPPPPRRERPVPQA from the coding sequence GTGAACCGTGCCTTGGAAGTCCTCTCCGCCCTGCCGCTGGGCACCCGTGTGGTGGTCCGTTACAGGATCGACGGCGGCACCACCGACGCGCTCGGACAGCTCACGGCCCGTGGCGCTGCGGGCGTGACGGTGGCGACCCGTACCGGTGAAGTCGCCATCGCGTACGACGACGTCCGGCTGGCCAAACCTGTCCCCCCGCCTCCCCCACGCCGCGAGCGCCCTGTCCCGCAGGCGTAG
- the fdxA gene encoding ferredoxin — translation MTYVIAQPCVDVKDKACVEECPVDCIYEGERSLYIHPDECVDCGACEPVCPVEAIYYEDDTPEEWAEYYKANVEFFDVLGSPGGAAKIGNTHTDHPLIAALPPQNQG, via the coding sequence GTGACGTATGTAATTGCGCAGCCGTGCGTGGATGTCAAGGACAAGGCATGCGTGGAGGAGTGCCCTGTTGACTGTATCTACGAAGGTGAACGCTCGCTCTACATCCACCCCGACGAATGCGTTGACTGCGGAGCCTGTGAACCGGTATGCCCCGTGGAGGCGATCTACTACGAGGACGACACCCCAGAAGAGTGGGCCGAATACTACAAGGCCAATGTTGAGTTTTTTGACGTGCTCGGCTCCCCGGGAGGCGCGGCCAAGATCGGCAACACGCACACCGACCACCCGCTGATCGCCGCGCTTCCGCCGCAAAACCAGGGCTGA
- a CDS encoding TetR/AcrR family transcriptional regulator, whose translation MPKIVNADDRRELVADAVFNVINRQGMAQASLRNVAERAGLALGSVRHYFANQAELMEFAFRVNSERIHLRALDRLEDLERFALPRDAEALVEKCAVVLEELLPLDAESAACAVVRVEFMLAARTDAGLQDAAQDDYRATGAVVGRVVMQLLESALMAGSPEPVDEAERLIAVLDGLALRMVLQPGWSGPEQGRATLRRHLRSLLAP comes from the coding sequence GTGCCGAAAATTGTCAATGCGGATGACCGCCGCGAACTGGTCGCCGACGCCGTCTTCAATGTGATTAACCGCCAGGGGATGGCGCAGGCGTCCCTGCGCAACGTCGCCGAACGGGCCGGACTGGCGCTGGGCTCCGTGCGCCACTATTTTGCGAACCAGGCTGAACTCATGGAGTTTGCCTTCCGCGTCAATTCCGAGCGCATCCATTTGCGGGCGCTTGACCGCTTGGAGGACCTGGAACGGTTTGCTCTGCCGCGGGACGCGGAGGCACTGGTGGAAAAGTGCGCCGTGGTGCTCGAGGAACTGCTGCCCCTGGATGCGGAGTCAGCCGCCTGTGCCGTGGTCCGGGTGGAATTCATGCTCGCCGCCCGCACCGACGCCGGCTTGCAGGACGCCGCGCAGGACGACTACCGGGCCACCGGCGCCGTGGTGGGACGCGTCGTCATGCAACTGCTGGAAAGTGCGCTGATGGCCGGCTCACCCGAGCCGGTCGACGAGGCCGAGCGGCTGATTGCCGTGCTGGACGGACTGGCCCTGCGCATGGTGCTGCAGCCGGGCTGGTCCGGGCCGGAGCAGGGCCGGGCCACGCTGCGCCGTCACCTCCGCTCCCTGCTGGCACCCTGA
- a CDS encoding ABC transporter permease, with the protein MSEKLTPETDLTKPVIPAARQGKTSSRVIEHFVAPLEDTPLAAIDNVNETAAPLSLWAEAWRNLRKQPLFIISALLILLVLVVAIFPHLFASVDPTSCTLNNSAEGPRAGHPMGFTLQGCDVYSRMIYGTRASLMVGVFTTIGVLIIGGIMGALAGYYGGWLDVLLARLADIFFALPLILGAIVMMQLPAFRDNRSVWTVVLVLVIFGWPQIARITRGAVIENRNADFVTASKALGLSRFNALVRHVVPNSLAPIIVVASISLGTFIVAEATLSFLGIGLPDTIMSWGNDIAAAQPQVRNNPAVLLWPAVALSITVLSFIMLGDALRDALDPKARKR; encoded by the coding sequence ATGTCTGAGAAACTGACCCCTGAAACTGACCTGACCAAGCCGGTGATCCCGGCTGCCCGTCAGGGCAAGACGTCCAGCCGCGTCATTGAACACTTTGTGGCCCCGCTGGAAGATACTCCACTGGCGGCGATAGACAACGTTAATGAAACCGCAGCGCCACTGAGCCTGTGGGCCGAAGCGTGGCGAAATCTGCGCAAGCAGCCGCTCTTTATCATTTCGGCGCTGCTGATCCTGCTGGTTCTGGTGGTGGCCATCTTCCCGCACCTCTTCGCCAGTGTCGACCCCACCAGCTGTACCTTGAACAACTCAGCCGAGGGGCCGCGTGCCGGCCACCCGATGGGCTTCACACTGCAGGGTTGTGACGTGTATTCACGCATGATCTACGGCACGCGTGCCTCGCTCATGGTTGGCGTTTTCACGACCATTGGCGTGCTGATCATTGGCGGCATCATGGGTGCGCTGGCCGGCTACTACGGTGGCTGGCTTGACGTCCTCCTGGCCCGTCTGGCGGACATCTTCTTCGCCCTGCCGCTGATCCTCGGGGCCATCGTCATGATGCAGCTTCCCGCATTCCGCGACAACCGCAGCGTGTGGACGGTAGTCCTAGTGCTGGTGATCTTCGGCTGGCCCCAAATTGCCCGCATCACCCGGGGTGCGGTGATTGAAAACCGCAACGCAGACTTCGTCACCGCCTCCAAGGCCCTAGGGCTGTCACGCTTCAACGCGCTGGTGCGCCACGTCGTCCCCAACTCGCTGGCGCCCATCATCGTGGTCGCGAGCATCTCGCTCGGAACGTTCATTGTTGCCGAGGCAACATTGTCGTTTCTGGGCATCGGCCTGCCGGACACCATCATGTCCTGGGGTAATGATATTGCGGCGGCCCAGCCGCAGGTACGTAACAACCCAGCCGTGCTGCTATGGCCCGCCGTGGCGCTGTCCATCACGGTCCTGAGCTTCATCATGCTGGGCGACGCCCTGCGCGATGCGCTCGACCCCAAAGCAAGGAAGCGGTGA
- a CDS encoding ABC transporter permease, producing the protein MVMFTFRRFLQLIPVFFGATLLVYFLVFATPGDPIAALSGGKPMAPAVEAALRAQYNLDQPFWVQYGLYLKNLVTLNLGQTFSGQAVSDVIGRAYPVTARLAVMALAFEGILGVFFGVIAGLRKGKLFDSTVLVASLVVIAVPTFVLGFVLQLVVGVQLGWAKPTVSGTAPWNQLVLPALVLGLVSLAYVIRLTRASISENMNADYVRTATAKGLSRRRVVLVHILRNSLIPVVTFLGADLGGLMGGAIVTEGIFNVPGIGNLLYKAILNGETPTVVAVVGILVIVFVVANLAVDLLYAWLDPRIRYV; encoded by the coding sequence ATGGTCATGTTTACGTTCCGCCGCTTCCTGCAGCTAATTCCCGTCTTTTTTGGGGCCACGCTGCTGGTGTATTTCCTTGTCTTTGCAACTCCTGGCGACCCCATTGCGGCCCTCTCCGGAGGCAAGCCGATGGCCCCGGCCGTCGAAGCAGCCCTCCGGGCCCAATATAATCTGGACCAACCCTTCTGGGTCCAGTACGGCCTGTATCTGAAGAACCTCGTGACGCTCAATCTCGGTCAGACGTTTTCCGGTCAGGCAGTGTCCGACGTCATCGGCCGCGCCTACCCCGTCACGGCCCGTTTGGCCGTCATGGCGTTGGCCTTTGAAGGCATCCTTGGTGTTTTCTTCGGCGTGATCGCCGGGCTCCGCAAGGGCAAGCTTTTTGACAGCACCGTCCTGGTGGCATCCCTCGTTGTCATCGCCGTCCCGACTTTCGTCCTGGGCTTCGTGCTCCAGCTCGTAGTGGGCGTCCAGCTCGGCTGGGCCAAGCCCACAGTCAGCGGAACGGCACCTTGGAACCAGTTGGTCCTGCCCGCCCTCGTGCTGGGGCTCGTATCCCTGGCCTACGTCATCAGGCTCACACGTGCTTCCATCAGCGAGAACATGAACGCCGACTACGTTCGCACGGCAACGGCCAAGGGTCTGAGCCGGCGACGGGTGGTGCTGGTCCACATTCTGCGCAACTCACTGATCCCCGTGGTGACCTTCCTCGGTGCAGACCTGGGTGGCCTCATGGGTGGTGCCATTGTCACTGAGGGCATCTTCAACGTCCCCGGCATTGGCAACCTGCTCTACAAGGCAATTTTGAATGGGGAAACCCCCACGGTCGTAGCGGTGGTAGGCATCCTGGTCATCGTGTTTGTGGTGGCCAACCTTGCTGTTGACCTCCTGTACGCCTGGCTCGACCCAAGGATTCGCTATGTCTGA
- the dapC gene encoding succinyldiaminopimelate transaminase, with translation MTQATTPAPQRPARQGLQLPDYPWDSMAPYLATAARHPDGIVNLSIGTPVDPTPVLIQDALKAASDAPGYPTTHGTPALRQAIVDWFARRRNVPGLNPNDVMPTVGSKELVAWLPLLLGLGKDDVVVRPTVAYPTYDMGAVFAGATAVAADSLDELDAETRARVRLVWVNSPGNPTGMVRSVDSLSEIVAQAREVGAVVASDECYGELGWGAWDPENGGEPVPSVLDPRVTGGSNDGLLAVYSLSKQSNVAGYRAAFVAGDAAIMANLVNSRKHAGMIVPFPVQEAMRAALADDAHVSAQKALYRGRREQLAGALETFGLAIHHSEAGLYLWCTAREDTWSTIGRLAELGIVVGAGTFYGEAGHGFIRVALTGTDERMAAAVARLGANS, from the coding sequence ATGACCCAGGCAACGACCCCCGCACCGCAGCGTCCCGCCCGCCAGGGACTTCAGCTTCCGGATTACCCGTGGGACTCCATGGCCCCTTACCTGGCCACGGCGGCCAGGCACCCCGACGGGATTGTGAACCTGTCCATCGGCACGCCCGTGGACCCCACGCCCGTCCTGATCCAGGATGCGCTGAAGGCCGCGTCGGACGCACCCGGGTATCCCACGACCCACGGGACCCCGGCGCTGCGCCAGGCGATCGTGGACTGGTTCGCGCGCCGCCGCAACGTGCCTGGCCTGAATCCGAACGACGTCATGCCCACGGTGGGTTCGAAGGAACTGGTGGCGTGGCTGCCGCTGCTGCTGGGCCTGGGGAAGGACGACGTCGTGGTCCGCCCCACCGTGGCGTACCCCACCTACGACATGGGCGCCGTCTTCGCCGGCGCCACGGCCGTTGCCGCCGACTCCCTGGACGAGCTCGACGCGGAAACCCGGGCCCGCGTGCGCCTGGTCTGGGTCAATTCCCCCGGAAACCCCACCGGCATGGTCCGCTCCGTGGACTCCCTGAGCGAGATCGTGGCGCAGGCCCGCGAGGTGGGCGCGGTGGTGGCTTCCGACGAATGCTACGGGGAGCTGGGCTGGGGCGCGTGGGACCCGGAAAACGGCGGCGAACCCGTCCCCAGCGTTCTGGACCCCCGCGTCACGGGCGGCAGCAACGACGGCCTGCTGGCCGTGTACTCGCTGAGCAAGCAGTCCAATGTTGCCGGCTACCGCGCCGCCTTTGTGGCGGGGGACGCGGCCATCATGGCGAACCTGGTCAACAGCCGCAAGCACGCCGGCATGATTGTGCCGTTCCCCGTCCAGGAAGCCATGCGCGCCGCCCTGGCGGACGACGCCCACGTCAGCGCGCAAAAGGCCCTGTACCGCGGGCGCCGCGAGCAGCTCGCCGGTGCGCTGGAGACCTTCGGCCTGGCCATCCACCACTCCGAGGCCGGCCTGTACCTGTGGTGCACGGCGCGGGAGGACACGTGGTCCACCATCGGCCGGCTCGCCGAGCTTGGCATAGTGGTCGGCGCTGGCACGTTTTACGGGGAGGCCGGGCACGGCTTCATCCGCGTGGCCCTGACCGGGACGGATGAACGCATGGCCGCCGCCGTGGCGCGGCTTGGCGCAAATTCGTGA